A stretch of the Glycine soja cultivar W05 chromosome 13, ASM419377v2, whole genome shotgun sequence genome encodes the following:
- the LOC114382468 gene encoding ABC transporter C family member 5-like, producing the protein MGVARFFHDVLGLPVLELATICMNLTFVLLFLFVVSVRRVLVYGGGFRFGKDGNSGNASPICSVIDEETRGVRIGVGFKLSVLSCFYVLFVNVLALGFEGGALIWGEANGDADVDLSLLAVPAAQGLAWFVLSFSALYCKFKVSERFPFLLRAWWFLSFVICLCTLYVDGRGFWEEGSEHLCSRAVANVAVTPALAFLCVVAIRGGTGIRVCGNSDLQEPLLVDEEPGCLKVTPYRDAGLFSLATLSWLNPLLSIGAKRPLELKDIPLVAPRDRAKTSYKVLNSNWERLKAENENPSKQPSLAWAILKSFWKDAALNAIFAGMNTLVSYVGPYMISYFVDYLGGKETFPHEGYILAGIFFVAKLVETVTTRQWYLGVDILGMHVRSALTAMVYRKGLRLSSSAKQSHTSGEIVNYMAVDVQRVGDYSWYLHDMWMLPMQIVLALLILYKNVGIASVATLIATIISIVVTVPVARVQEDYQDKLMAAKDERMRKTSECLRNMRILKLQAWEDRYRLKLEEMRGVEFKWLRKALYSQACITFMFWSSPIFVSAVTFATSILLGGQLTAGGVLSALATFRILQEPLRNFPDLVSTMAQTKVSLDRISAFLQDEELQEDATIVLPPGISNTAIEIMDGVFCWDSSLPRPTLSGIHVKVERGMTVAVCGMVGSGKSSFLSCILGEIPKLSGEVKVCGSVAYVSQSAWIQSGNIEENILFGTPMDKAKYKNVLHACSLKKDLELFSHGDQTIIGDRGINLSGGQKQRVQLARALYQDADIYLLDDPFSAVDAHTGSELFREYVLTALADKTVIFVTHQVEFLPAADMIMVLKEGHIIQAGKYDDLLQAGTDFKTLVSAHHEAIEAMDIPNHSEDSDENVPLDDTIMTSKTSISSANDIESLAKEVQEGSSDQKVIKEKKKAKRSRKKQLVQEEERVRGRVSMKVYLSYMAAAYKGVLIPLIIIAQTLFQFLQIASNWWMAWANPQTKGDQPKVTPTVLLLVYMALAFGSSWFIFVRAVLVATFGLAAAQKLFFNMLRSIFHSPMSFFDSTPAGRILNRVSIDQSVVDLDIPFRLGGFASSTIQLIGIVAVMTDVTWQVLLLVVPLAIICLWMQKYYMASSRELVRIVSIQKSPIIHLFGESIAGAATIRGFGQEKRFMKRNLYLLDCFARPFFCSLAAIEWLCLRMELLSTFVFAFCLVLLVSLPHGSIDPSMAGLAVTYGLNLNARLSRWILSFCKLENKIISIERIYQYSQIPSEAPAIVEDSRPPSSWPENGTIQLIDLKVRYKENLPVVLHGVSCTFPGGKKIGIVGRTGSGKSTLIQALFRLVEPEAGSILIDNINISSIGLHDLRSHLSIIPQDPTLFEGTIRSNLDPLDEHSDKEIWEALDKSQLGDIIRETERKLDMPVLENGDNWSVGQCQLVSLGRALLKQSKILVLDEATASVDTATDNLIQKIIRREFRDCTVCTIAHRIPTVIDSDLVLVLSDGRVAEFDSPSRLLEDKSSMFLKLVTEYSSRSSGIPDF; encoded by the exons ATGGGTGTCGCACGTTTTTTCCATGATGTCCTAGGATTGCCCGTGTTGGAACTTGCGACAATCTGCATGAACCTGACTTTTGTACTTTTGTTTCTCTTTGTTGTCTCGGTGAGGCGTGTTCTTGTGTATGGGGGTGGATTTCGATTCGGTAAGGATGGAAACAGCGGCAATGCTAGCCCAATTTGCAGTGTCATTGATGAAGAAACGCGTGGTGTTAGAATCGGTGTGGGGTTCAAGTTGtcagtgttgtcttgtttctatGTTCTGTTTGTGAATGTTTTGGCGTTGGGATTTGAAGGGGGTGCTTTGATTTGGGGTGAGGCTAATGGGGATGCTGACGTGGATTTGTCTCTTCTTGCTGTCCCTGCTGCACAGGGTTTGGCTTGGTTTGTGTTGAGCTTCTCGGCCTTGTATTGCAAGTTCAAGGTGTCAGAGAGGTTCCCATTTTTGTTGAGAGCTTGGTGGTTTTTGTCCTTTGTTATTTGCTTGTGTACTTTGTATGTTGATGGGAGAGGATTTTGGGAGGAGGGTTCTGAACATCTATGTTCTCGTGCTGTTGCAAATGTTGCTGTCACACCAGCTCTTGCATTTTTGTGTGTGGTTGCAATTAGGGGTGGTACTGGTATAAGGGTTTGTGGGAACTCTGATCTTCAAGAGCCATTGCTTGTTGATGAGGAACCGGGGTGTCTCAAGGTTACTCCTTATAGAGATGCTGGACTTTTTAGTTTGGCCACTCTTTCTTGGCTGAATCCACTTCTTTCCATTGGTGCTAAGAGACCGCTCGAGCTTAAGGATATTCCACTTGTTGCACCAAGAGATAGAGCCAAGACTAGTTATAAGGTTTTGAATTCTAATTGGGAGAGATTGAAGGCTGAAAATGAGAATCCCTCTAAGCAGCCTTCGTTGGCTTGGGCGATTCTCAAGTCATTCTGGAAGGACGCAGCCCTGAATGCCATCTTTGCTGGTATGAATACTTTGGTGTCATATGTAGGTCCATACATGATAAGTTACTTTGTGGATTACTTGGGTGGCAAGGAGACTTTCCCCCATGAGGGATATATCCTTGCTGGTATTTTCTTTGTGGCAAAGCTTGTGGAGACTGTGACAACTAGGCAGTGGTATCTGGGAGTGGACATCTTGGGTATGCATGTTAGGTCTGCTCTAACTGCAATGGTATATAGGAAGGGACTTAGACTGTCAAGCTCAGCCAAGCAGAGTCACACAAGTGGGGAGATTGTCAACTACATGGCAGTTGATGTTCAGAGGGTAGGGGACTACTCTTGGTACCTTCATGACATGTGGATGCTTCCTATGCAGATTGTTCTTGcccttttaattttgtataagaATGTTGGAATTGCTTCTGTTGCAACATTGATTGCTACAATCATTTCCATTGTTGTCACTGTTCCTGTGGCTAGGGTGCAAGAAGATTATCAGGACAAATTGATGGCAGCTAAGGATGAAAGGATGAGAAAGACATCAGAGTGTCTTAGGAATATGAGGATTCTCAAGCTGCAAGCTTGGGAGGACCGATATCGATTGAAGTTGGAGGAAATGCGTGGAGTAGAGTTCAAGTGGCTAAGGAAAGCACTCTATTCTCAGGCTTGCATAACTTTCATGTTCTGGAGCTCCCCTATATTTGTTTCAGCTGTTACTTTTGCTACTTCCATATTGTTGGGGGGTCAGTTGACAGCAGGTGGTGTTCTCTCTGCTCTAGCTACTTTCAGGATTCTCCAAGAACCTCTGAGGAATTTTCCTGACTTGGTATCAACCATGGCTCAGACAAAAGTTTCTCTTGATCGCATATCTGCTTTCCTGCAGGATGAAGAATTGCAGGAAGATGCGACTATCGTCTTGCCACCTGGCATTTCTAACACGGCCATAGAAATTATGGATGGTGTCTTCTGCTGGGACTCTTCTTTGCCAAGGCCTACTCTATCGGGAATACATGTGAAAGTGGAAAGAGGGATGACTGTGGCTGTTTGTGGCATGGTTGGTTCCGGTAAATCAAGTTTTCTTTCTTGCATCCTTGGAGAGATTCCCAAGCTGTCTGGTGAA GTAAAAGTGTGTGGTTCTGTTGCATATGTCTCCCAATCTGCTTGGATACAGTCAGGAAATATAGAAGAAAATATCCTGTTTGGCACCCCAATGGACAAAGCAAAGTACAAGAATGTTCTTCATGCTTGCTCATTGAAAAAGGACCTAGAACTTTTCTCACATGGAGACCAAACAATTATTGGTGACAGAGGTATAAATTTGAGTGGTGGTCAGAAGCAGCGGGTTCAGCTTGCTCGAGCACTCTACCAAGATGCTGATATTTACCTACTTGATGATCCCTTCAGTGCAGTTGATGCCCACACTGGATCAGAATTATTTAGG GAGTATGTATTGACAGCACTAGCAGATAAAACAGTCATTTTTGTGACCCATCAAGTTGAATTTCTTCCTGCTGCTGATATGATAATG gTTCTTAAAGAAGGCCACATCATACAGGCAGGAAAATATGATGATCTTTTACAAGCAGGAACAGATTTTAAAACTCTAGTTTCAGCTCACCATGAAGCAATAGAGGCTATGGATATTCCTAATCACTCAGAAGATTCAGATGAAAATGTACCCTTGGATGACACTATTATGACCAGTAAGACATCCATTTCTTCTGCAAATGATATTGAGAGTTTGGCTAAGGAAGTTCAGGAGGGATCATCAGATCAGAAAGTAattaaggagaagaagaaagcaaaacgCTCGAGAAAAAAACAGCTTGTTCAGGAAGAGGAGAGGGTTAGAGGTAGAGTCAGCATGAAGGTGTACTTGTCATACATGGCTGCAGCATACAAAGGTGTATTGATTCCACTCATAATCATTGCACAAACATTATTTCAGTTCCTTCAGATTGCCAGTAATTGGTGGATGGCTTGGGCAAATCCTCAAACTAAGGGAGACCAACCCAAAGTAACTCCCACAGTTCTTCTTCTTGTTTACATGGCCCTTGCTTTTGGCAGCTCATGGTTCATCTTTGTAAGGGCTGTTCTCGTGGCTACATTTGGTCTAGCAGCTGCAcagaaactattttttaacaTGCTTAGAAGCATATTCCATTCACCAATGTCTTTCTTTGACTCTACACCAGCTGGAAGGATCTTGAATCGT GTTTCAATTGATCAAAGTGTTGTGGATCTTGATATTCCTTTTAGACTTGGAGGGTTTGCTTCATCAACAATACAACTTATTGGCATTGTTGCTGTAATGACAGATGTTACATGGCAAGTTTTGCTCCTAGTAGTCCCGTTGGCTATTATTTGTTTGTGGATGCAG AAATACTACATGGCTTCCTCAAGGGAATTAGTACGTATCGTGAGCATCCAAAAATCTCCAATTATACATCTTTTTGGTGAATCAATTGCTGGAGCAGCCACCATTAGAGGTTTTGGACAAGAAAAAAGGTTCATGAAGAGGAACCTCTATCTTCTGGATTGTTTTGCACGACCATTCTTCTGTAGTCTTGCAGCTATTGAGTGGCTCTGCCTGCGCATGGAATTACTTTCAACCTTTGTATTTGCTTTCTGCCTGGTATTACTTGTCAGCCTTCCCCATGGAAGTATTGATCCCA GCATGGCTGGACTTGCAGTAACATATGGCCTGAATTTAAATGCACGTCTATCACGATGGATACTTAGCTTTTGCAaacttgaaaataaaatcatatccaTTGAAAGAATTTATCAATACAGCCAAATTCCTAGTGAAGCACCAGCAATTGTTGAAGATTCTCGTCCTCCATCCTCATGGCCTGAGAATGGGACAATCCAATTAATTGATCTGAAG GTACGTTACAAGGAAAATCTTCCCGTGGTGCTTCACGGAGTATCCTGCACATTTCCTGGTGGGAAGAAGATTGGAATAGTTGGTCGTACTGGCAGTGGCAAATCTACCTTGATTCAAGCATTATTTCGATTGGTTGAACCGGAGGCAGGGAGTATCCTTATAGACAACATTAATATTTCATCAATTGGTCTTCATGATCTTAGAAGTCATTTGAGTATCATACCACAAGATCCAACCTTATTTGAAGGCACCATTCGAAGCAATCTTGATCCTCTTGATGAGCACTCTGATAAAGAGATTTGGGAG GCCCTTGATAAGTCACAACTTGGAGATATAATCCGTGAGACAGAGCGAAAGCTTGATATGCCAG TGCTGGAGAATGGAGATAATTGGAGTGTAGGACAGTGTCAACTTGTTTCTTTGGGTCGAGCTCTGCTGAAGCAATCAAAGATACTTGTACTTGATGAAGCAACGGCATCGGTTGATACTGCTACTGATAATCTTATCCAGAAGATTATTCGAAGAGAGTTTAGAGATTGCACTGTGTGCACTATTGCACATCGTATTCCTACTGTTATTGACAGTGATCTAGTGCTGGTACTCAGTGATG